The following coding sequences lie in one Microbacterium sp. XT11 genomic window:
- a CDS encoding LLM class flavin-dependent oxidoreductase, whose amino-acid sequence MKAFGFLSFGHYGDVPGSATRTAGDMLRQTIELAEGADELGVNGAYVRVHHWARQAASPMPLLSAMAARTQRIEVGTGVIDMRYENPFQFAEEAAALDLIADGRVALGVSRGSPETALRGYETFGYVDREDTERGSVLAREKFDLFLAAIEGERIAPGDPRMVGAGRYLAIEPQSPTLRDHIWWGSGSRATAEETGRKGLNMMSSTLVTEATGQPFHELQREQIDLFRAAYREAGHTGRPRVSVSRSVFPLVSDMDRAYFGLRSEENADQIGVIDGFRSTFGKTYAAEPDVLVSQLKQDEAVMAADTLMLTIPNQLGPEYNLHVLESFAKYVAPELGWKPNTEGPVEGDPA is encoded by the coding sequence ATGAAGGCTTTCGGATTCCTCTCGTTCGGGCACTACGGCGACGTCCCCGGATCGGCGACCCGCACCGCGGGTGACATGCTCCGGCAGACCATCGAGCTCGCCGAAGGCGCCGATGAGCTCGGGGTGAACGGCGCGTACGTGCGCGTGCACCACTGGGCACGTCAGGCGGCCTCGCCCATGCCGCTCCTGTCGGCGATGGCGGCCCGCACGCAGCGCATCGAGGTCGGCACCGGCGTGATCGACATGCGCTACGAGAACCCGTTCCAGTTCGCCGAGGAAGCGGCCGCGCTCGACCTCATCGCCGACGGCCGCGTCGCGCTCGGCGTGAGCCGCGGGTCACCCGAGACGGCGCTGCGCGGCTACGAGACCTTCGGCTACGTCGACCGCGAAGACACGGAGCGGGGCAGCGTGCTCGCCCGCGAGAAGTTCGACCTCTTCCTCGCGGCGATCGAGGGTGAGCGCATCGCGCCGGGTGACCCGCGGATGGTCGGCGCCGGTCGGTACCTCGCCATCGAGCCGCAGTCACCCACGCTGCGCGACCACATCTGGTGGGGATCCGGCTCGCGCGCCACAGCCGAGGAGACCGGCCGCAAGGGGCTCAACATGATGAGCTCGACGCTCGTCACCGAAGCGACCGGCCAGCCGTTCCACGAGTTGCAGCGCGAGCAGATCGACCTGTTCCGCGCCGCCTACCGCGAGGCAGGTCACACCGGACGGCCGCGCGTGTCGGTGAGCCGCAGCGTGTTCCCGCTCGTGTCCGACATGGATCGCGCGTACTTCGGTCTGCGCAGCGAGGAGAACGCCGACCAGATCGGCGTGATCGACGGGTTCCGCTCGACCTTCGGCAAGACCTACGCGGCCGAGCCCGACGTGCTCGTGTCGCAGCTGAAGCAGGACGAGGCCGTGATGGCGGCGGACACGCTCATGCTGACCATCCCGAACCAGCTCGGCCCCGAGTACAACCTGCACGTTCTGGAGTCGTTCGCGAAGTACGTGGCGCCCGAGCTCGGGTGGAAGCCGAACACCGAGGGCCCGGTCGAGGGCGACCCCGCCTGA
- a CDS encoding GNAT family N-acetyltransferase: MSDRRERVAFDDPRFEAIVAEELRRTLQGVPDAVADPLVAAQIRSKMHAIVSRFPDAVADLVVRDGMPVGAVVTAPTRDGIRLCDIVVAAAWRGRGVGSEVLAGLLAEADAERLPVSLSAWYDAPARAWYERHGFVAVGGTVGTVDAVGADAAGGYVELRREPSREYVEIHSVA, from the coding sequence GTGAGTGACCGACGCGAGCGGGTGGCGTTCGACGACCCCCGGTTCGAAGCGATCGTGGCCGAGGAGCTGCGGCGCACGCTGCAGGGCGTGCCGGATGCCGTCGCCGACCCGCTCGTCGCCGCGCAGATCCGCTCGAAGATGCACGCGATCGTGTCGCGCTTTCCCGACGCGGTCGCCGACCTCGTCGTGCGCGACGGCATGCCGGTGGGCGCCGTGGTGACGGCGCCCACGCGCGACGGCATCCGCCTGTGTGACATCGTCGTCGCCGCGGCCTGGCGGGGAAGGGGCGTGGGGAGCGAGGTCTTGGCGGGGCTGCTCGCAGAGGCCGATGCCGAACGTCTGCCGGTGTCGTTGTCGGCGTGGTACGACGCGCCGGCGCGTGCGTGGTACGAGCGGCACGGGTTCGTCGCCGTGGGTGGCACGGTCGGCACTGTCGATGCTGTGGGAGCGGATGCTGCGGGAGGGTACGTCGAGCTGCGTCGGGAACCCTCGCGGGAATACGTCGAGATTCATTCGGTTGCATAG
- a CDS encoding phage tail protein codes for MTEQYLGEIRRVAFAFAPKGWALCNGQLLPIATNQALFSLLGTLYGGDGKTTFALPDLRGRSPIHTSDPALRGVPGGEATHTLTQAEMPAHTHQVQASGAPASTPSPQGAYWAELAQPGYGSGATGTMAGASVAHSGGGQPHENRSPFLVVTHIIALTGVYPSRN; via the coding sequence ATGACAGAGCAGTACCTGGGCGAGATCCGGCGGGTCGCCTTCGCTTTCGCTCCGAAGGGCTGGGCCCTCTGCAACGGTCAGCTGCTGCCCATCGCCACCAATCAGGCGCTGTTCTCCCTGCTGGGGACCCTCTACGGCGGGGACGGGAAGACGACCTTCGCCCTGCCGGATCTGCGGGGACGGTCGCCGATACACACGTCGGACCCGGCGCTGCGAGGAGTTCCAGGCGGGGAGGCGACGCACACGCTCACCCAGGCGGAGATGCCCGCGCATACGCACCAGGTGCAGGCGTCCGGCGCACCGGCCAGCACTCCCTCGCCGCAGGGTGCCTACTGGGCCGAGCTGGCGCAGCCGGGGTACGGCAGCGGTGCGACCGGCACGATGGCCGGGGCCTCCGTCGCCCACTCGGGCGGAGGGCAGCCGCACGAGAACCGGTCGCCGTTCCTCGTCGTCACCCACATCATCGCGCTGACGGGCGTCTACCCGTCGCGCAACTGA
- a CDS encoding lamin tail domain-containing protein, producing the protein MPRPSLRRACAGVLAATVLATTMSTGALPLSASAAIAEDSAAPAASESPAPTPGAETAPVAEQTTPPASGTEGTPDSGASTPTPTPDAGSSSPSPTSPASPTPAPGSETPAPDAGTSGSSDASGTVTPPAGTEDDTAPAGGTAPDAAADATATDATDAAALAVAETVPGTAGNAGPHWPLVITEINGDNPGADNWEYVEVTNTTDAAIDLDASGIQFRYHTSRWNTGTVQPLIHLEAEADAPAVIPAGGVAVFWMNYGQGDPRQSLTKDQFRAFYGVAADVPVFRFGPQAGFANGGDRGFSITDASGATLSRAWVPADDGSSSTPWNAQFAVPDLLGSSEARLLAFDPTGAAAQPTPGTITVEQVTSALTKPTDPDSDGPLLQITEVAPDTANVSGSDAYEFIEVYNASDTPVGFGDYVLSYLTTDNNLSGPKTNASTLWPAGPGEPVIAPGKTLVLWIQNPAVQAAGLTADDFNAAFGTQLTLGEDLLTISSGGMANGGSRGLQLSTKSGHDVSRAYYFDDAQTTASTAIQYAWNPADPASALWAPGDPAGTTQTMLRLGAPTPGSVSDDQVAGAFVPYPAAGTAPVIADLTGGSEVPGTDGVELGFDITDDVLVRRVTLTLTDDLGGSETRNLTFSSANRYLYSLPAVDVYGKRWIEYTVTAGDGSTQSTLGPVRLTLDDTTPDPVRLNLGEGEFVNAQTPVVATTDGDATSLDLRIDGAPVADGIPSLEKAPKFAIDATSTDAFFRNGIKLGDNVLRIFDEGYYDRIVTVDADVPVDEVVRGEQLTIGVYAGTKAWPNPDPNENNDDFTFMNPRLALPDGRVLRPTSCSGAGEGQELTPRSCPKDAAERINLSDANLVYFLATFTIPDDAFDSVSTLWDTTAVADGAHTVTVAAAEGTVTRTVRVDNTAPEITGTLTDGMQYRGPFTIDAIATDTGSGFRSITASLDGADIALPTETSSLALTPGDHVAVITASDAVGNISTVTTAFTTADEMPRTTLVTPDDGATVEGDSAELSAIPGSNVDDRMEVCFAEGYTYTPADAEVRVSSGTTTDAGATDRRGATPLSEDELSRLTGTDGIAVEETSSTAMPYQLFTVDVPADAGADADARVAWAGSANADAKVLLYVRTTRGTWEEVDRYVTTGGAPTSFTLDAQVPIAGHAVDGTLTFLVQHSEGWAATDTSTRESDVTPFHADATPRDQYDFTLAWESDTQYYNSNEGQQAGTGGSDVWYQHQLDINRFLIDQRDELNLQYVTHTGDIVDDHTLAHQWKNADAAYDLLDDAGLPYGVLAGNHDVGHFEGDYGPYSEHFGADRFDDNPWYGGSYKDNRGHFDLVSVDGVDLLMLYMGWPDPNDEASNSADIDWMNAVIRQYPERKVMVNLHEYMLTTGGLGPFPQRILDEVVAPNPNVIAVGSGHYHDAYTRLDEFDDDGDGVADRTVYSMLFDYQGLPEGGLGYLRLLHFDNEQGRIIVRTYSPSLDDFDSDDASLNSPPGMQEFEIPYAAGGIAPRPKTLATDAFRADILTTHEVGCVDGVVSGQTASVAWRDLDEGEHGWYVRTTGPFGGVEYTAVRTFVATGTEGGGDPDAGAEGSSDAGGGADAGGGADAGAEGAGADAGAEGAGADGADAGAGADGSSDAGGAGAGAGAGADADASADGAADAAGAASGAASDGAASDGSGAGAGGDAAAGGRPESGGSTAPGGLATTGASAVWSASIAAGALVALAAGVLLWRRGRRRVSS; encoded by the coding sequence ATGCCCCGACCATCCCTCCGCCGCGCCTGCGCCGGCGTGCTCGCCGCCACCGTGCTCGCCACGACCATGTCGACCGGCGCGCTGCCGCTCTCGGCGTCCGCGGCCATCGCTGAAGACTCCGCCGCTCCTGCCGCATCCGAGAGCCCGGCGCCCACGCCCGGCGCGGAGACCGCACCCGTCGCGGAGCAGACGACCCCGCCGGCGTCCGGGACAGAGGGGACGCCGGACTCCGGGGCCAGCACCCCGACCCCGACACCGGATGCCGGATCCTCATCGCCGAGCCCGACGAGCCCGGCCAGCCCCACGCCGGCGCCCGGGTCGGAGACGCCCGCGCCGGATGCCGGCACCTCCGGCAGCTCCGACGCCTCCGGCACCGTGACCCCGCCGGCCGGCACCGAGGACGACACGGCACCCGCCGGCGGCACCGCCCCCGATGCCGCCGCTGACGCCACCGCCACCGACGCCACCGACGCCGCCGCGCTCGCCGTCGCCGAGACGGTGCCGGGCACCGCGGGGAACGCGGGACCGCACTGGCCCCTCGTGATCACCGAGATCAACGGCGACAACCCCGGTGCCGACAACTGGGAGTACGTCGAGGTCACCAACACCACGGATGCCGCGATCGACCTCGACGCCTCCGGCATCCAGTTCCGGTACCACACCAGCCGCTGGAACACGGGCACCGTGCAGCCCCTCATCCACCTCGAGGCCGAGGCGGACGCTCCGGCCGTGATCCCGGCGGGCGGCGTCGCTGTGTTCTGGATGAACTACGGCCAGGGCGACCCGCGCCAGAGCCTCACGAAGGACCAGTTCCGCGCGTTCTACGGCGTGGCGGCCGACGTGCCCGTGTTCCGCTTCGGCCCGCAGGCCGGCTTCGCGAACGGCGGGGACCGGGGCTTCAGCATCACCGACGCCTCCGGAGCCACCCTCAGCCGCGCCTGGGTGCCCGCCGACGACGGCTCCAGCTCGACGCCGTGGAACGCGCAGTTCGCGGTTCCCGACCTCCTCGGCAGCAGTGAGGCCAGGCTGCTCGCCTTCGACCCGACCGGCGCGGCGGCGCAGCCCACACCCGGCACGATCACGGTCGAGCAGGTCACGAGCGCTCTCACCAAGCCCACCGACCCCGACTCCGACGGACCGCTGCTGCAGATCACCGAGGTCGCACCCGACACCGCGAACGTGTCGGGCTCCGACGCCTACGAGTTCATCGAGGTGTACAACGCGTCCGACACACCGGTCGGCTTCGGCGACTACGTGCTGAGCTACCTCACCACCGACAACAACCTGTCGGGACCCAAGACGAACGCCTCGACCCTCTGGCCCGCGGGGCCGGGAGAGCCGGTCATCGCCCCGGGAAAGACCCTGGTGCTGTGGATCCAGAACCCCGCCGTGCAGGCCGCGGGGCTCACCGCCGACGACTTCAACGCCGCGTTCGGCACGCAGCTCACGCTGGGCGAGGACCTGCTCACCATCAGCTCGGGCGGTATGGCCAACGGCGGGTCGCGCGGGCTCCAGCTCTCCACGAAGAGCGGCCACGACGTCTCCCGCGCGTACTACTTCGACGACGCGCAGACCACGGCGAGCACGGCCATCCAGTACGCGTGGAACCCCGCCGACCCGGCATCCGCCCTGTGGGCCCCCGGCGACCCCGCCGGCACGACGCAGACGATGCTCCGTCTCGGTGCGCCGACTCCGGGATCGGTGAGCGACGACCAGGTCGCCGGCGCCTTCGTGCCCTACCCCGCCGCCGGGACGGCCCCGGTGATCGCCGACCTCACGGGAGGATCGGAGGTCCCCGGAACCGACGGTGTCGAGCTCGGCTTCGACATCACGGATGACGTGCTGGTGCGCCGGGTCACGCTCACGCTGACCGACGACCTCGGCGGCAGCGAGACGCGCAACCTGACGTTCTCGTCGGCGAACAGGTACCTGTACTCCCTCCCCGCGGTCGACGTGTACGGCAAGCGGTGGATCGAGTACACCGTGACGGCGGGCGACGGATCGACGCAGAGCACCCTCGGTCCCGTCCGCCTGACGCTCGATGACACGACCCCCGACCCCGTGCGACTCAACCTCGGAGAGGGGGAGTTCGTGAACGCGCAGACGCCCGTGGTCGCCACGACCGACGGCGACGCGACGTCGCTCGACCTGCGCATCGACGGGGCTCCGGTCGCCGACGGCATCCCCTCGCTGGAGAAGGCGCCGAAGTTCGCGATCGACGCGACGTCGACCGACGCCTTCTTCCGCAACGGCATCAAGCTGGGCGACAACGTGCTGCGGATCTTCGACGAGGGCTACTACGACCGCATCGTCACGGTCGACGCCGACGTGCCCGTCGACGAGGTCGTGCGCGGCGAGCAGCTGACGATCGGCGTCTACGCGGGCACCAAGGCCTGGCCGAACCCCGACCCGAACGAGAACAACGACGACTTCACTTTCATGAACCCACGCCTGGCACTGCCGGACGGACGCGTGCTGCGCCCGACCTCGTGCTCGGGCGCGGGGGAGGGGCAGGAGCTCACGCCCCGCTCGTGCCCGAAGGACGCGGCGGAGCGGATCAACCTCAGCGACGCCAACCTCGTGTACTTCCTCGCGACCTTCACCATCCCGGACGACGCGTTCGACTCCGTGTCGACGCTGTGGGACACCACGGCCGTCGCCGACGGCGCCCACACGGTCACCGTCGCGGCGGCCGAGGGGACCGTCACCCGCACGGTGCGCGTCGACAACACGGCGCCGGAGATCACGGGCACGCTCACCGACGGCATGCAGTACCGCGGCCCGTTCACGATCGACGCGATCGCGACGGATACCGGTTCGGGCTTCCGGTCGATCACCGCGTCGCTCGACGGCGCCGACATCGCCCTGCCCACCGAGACCTCCTCGCTGGCCCTGACCCCGGGAGACCACGTCGCCGTGATCACGGCGAGCGACGCCGTGGGCAACATCTCGACCGTGACGACCGCCTTCACGACCGCCGACGAGATGCCTCGCACGACGCTCGTGACCCCCGACGACGGCGCGACCGTCGAGGGCGACTCCGCCGAGCTCTCGGCGATCCCCGGGTCGAACGTCGACGACCGCATGGAGGTCTGCTTCGCGGAGGGGTACACCTACACGCCGGCGGATGCCGAGGTGCGGGTGTCCTCGGGCACGACCACCGACGCGGGCGCGACGGATCGCCGCGGTGCGACCCCGCTCAGCGAGGACGAGCTCTCCCGGCTCACCGGCACCGACGGCATCGCCGTCGAGGAGACGTCGTCGACCGCGATGCCGTATCAGCTCTTCACGGTCGACGTCCCGGCGGATGCCGGCGCCGACGCGGACGCCCGGGTGGCGTGGGCCGGATCGGCGAACGCCGACGCGAAGGTGCTCCTGTACGTGCGCACGACGCGGGGGACGTGGGAGGAGGTCGACCGCTACGTCACGACGGGCGGCGCGCCGACGTCGTTCACGCTCGACGCGCAGGTGCCGATCGCGGGGCACGCGGTCGACGGCACGCTCACCTTCCTCGTGCAGCACTCCGAGGGGTGGGCGGCGACCGACACCTCGACGCGGGAGTCCGACGTGACGCCGTTCCACGCGGATGCGACCCCGCGGGACCAGTACGACTTCACGCTCGCGTGGGAGTCCGACACGCAGTACTACAACAGCAACGAGGGCCAGCAGGCGGGCACGGGCGGCAGCGACGTCTGGTACCAGCACCAGCTGGACATCAACCGGTTCCTTATCGACCAGCGCGACGAGCTCAACCTGCAGTACGTCACGCACACGGGCGACATCGTCGACGATCACACGCTGGCGCACCAGTGGAAGAACGCGGATGCCGCGTACGACCTGCTCGACGACGCAGGGCTGCCCTACGGCGTGCTCGCGGGCAACCACGACGTGGGCCACTTCGAGGGCGACTACGGTCCGTACAGCGAGCACTTCGGAGCCGACCGCTTCGACGACAACCCCTGGTACGGCGGGTCGTACAAGGACAACCGGGGTCACTTCGACCTCGTCAGCGTCGACGGCGTCGACCTGCTCATGCTGTACATGGGCTGGCCCGACCCCAACGACGAGGCGTCGAACTCGGCCGACATCGACTGGATGAACGCGGTGATCCGGCAGTACCCGGAGCGCAAGGTCATGGTGAACCTGCACGAGTACATGCTCACCACCGGTGGCCTCGGGCCGTTCCCGCAGCGCATCCTCGACGAGGTGGTCGCGCCGAACCCGAACGTGATCGCCGTGGGTTCAGGGCACTATCACGACGCCTACACGCGGCTCGACGAGTTCGACGATGACGGAGACGGTGTGGCGGACCGCACGGTGTACTCCATGCTGTTCGACTACCAGGGTCTTCCGGAGGGCGGCCTCGGCTACCTGCGCCTGCTGCACTTCGACAACGAGCAGGGACGCATCATCGTGCGGACCTACTCGCCGTCCCTCGACGACTTCGACTCCGACGACGCATCGCTGAACAGCCCTCCGGGGATGCAGGAGTTCGAGATCCCGTACGCGGCAGGCGGCATCGCGCCGCGCCCCAAGACGCTCGCGACCGACGCCTTCCGCGCCGACATCCTGACGACGCACGAGGTCGGCTGCGTCGACGGCGTGGTGAGCGGGCAGACGGCATCCGTCGCCTGGCGTGACCTCGACGAGGGCGAGCACGGCTGGTACGTGCGGACCACCGGTCCGTTCGGCGGGGTCGAGTACACCGCGGTGCGCACGTTCGTCGCCACCGGCACCGAGGGCGGCGGCGACCCCGACGCCGGGGCGGAGGGATCGAGCGATGCCGGCGGTGGCGCGGATGCCGGTGGCGGTGCGGATGCCGGTGCTGAGGGTGCTGGTGCTGATGCCGGTGCTGAGGGTGCTGGTGCTGACGGTGCTGATGCTGGTGCTGGTGCTGACGGGTCGAGCGATGCGGGCGGTGCTGGTGCTGGCGCCGGTGCTGGTGCCGACGCGGATGCCTCTGCTGACGGAGCGGCTGACGCGGCGGGTGCGGCGTCCGGTGCGGCATCCGACGGCGCGGCATCCGACGGGTCTGGCGCCGGCGCAGGTGGCGATGCCGCGGCAGGCGGCCGTCCCGAAAGCGGTGGGTCGACGGCACCGGGCGGACTCGCCACGACCGGCGCCTCTGCGGTGTGGTCGGCCTCGATCGCGGCCGGTGCGCTCGTCGCACTCGCCGCAGGCGTGCTGCTCTGGCGTCGGGGCCGCCGTCGCGTGAGCAGCTGA
- a CDS encoding phage tail protein, producing MAEPYIGEIRTVGFDFAPRGWARCDGQLLPISQNTALFSLLGTNYGGNGTTTFALPNLNGAFAIGQGDGPGLTPRRVGDFGGTTAVTLLRSEMPMHTHGVTGVAAAGTSGDPRGRSWAQSRYGRASRNGYTPGHDTMMAPGAVAAAGESAPHNNMPPFLGMCFVIALTGVFPPRE from the coding sequence ATGGCTGAACCGTACATCGGAGAGATCCGCACCGTCGGATTCGACTTCGCGCCGCGAGGCTGGGCGAGATGCGACGGGCAGCTCCTTCCCATCTCGCAGAACACGGCGCTGTTCTCGCTGCTCGGCACGAACTACGGGGGCAACGGCACGACGACGTTCGCGCTGCCGAACCTGAACGGCGCCTTCGCGATCGGCCAGGGCGACGGCCCCGGACTCACGCCGCGCCGCGTCGGCGACTTCGGCGGGACCACGGCCGTGACTCTCCTGAGGTCGGAGATGCCGATGCACACGCACGGTGTGACGGGCGTCGCGGCGGCAGGCACCAGCGGCGACCCTCGCGGACGGTCGTGGGCGCAGAGCCGCTACGGCCGCGCCTCGCGCAACGGGTACACGCCAGGGCACGACACGATGATGGCGCCGGGTGCCGTCGCCGCCGCGGGCGAGTCGGCGCCGCACAACAACATGCCGCCGTTCCTCGGCATGTGCTTCGTGATCGCCTTGACGGGAGTGTTCCCGCCCCGTGAGTGA
- a CDS encoding phage tail protein: protein MSDWFVGEIRIVAGTYAPVGWALCDGRTLSISQYPTLYALIGTTYGGDGQTTFALPDLRGRSAVHVGTVGGVPHSLGQSGGAESVVLSIGQMPTHTHAPAVAGTASATDPADALWAPQASFAYSDAAPTAPLPGDALLPAGSNQPHDNMPPFVVVSYIIALDGIFPTQD from the coding sequence ATGAGCGACTGGTTCGTCGGCGAGATCCGCATCGTCGCCGGCACCTACGCCCCGGTGGGATGGGCGCTGTGCGACGGGCGCACCCTCAGCATCTCCCAGTACCCGACGCTCTACGCGCTCATCGGCACGACCTACGGCGGCGACGGCCAGACCACGTTCGCCCTTCCCGACCTCCGCGGCCGCTCGGCCGTGCACGTCGGGACCGTCGGCGGTGTTCCGCACAGTCTCGGGCAGAGCGGCGGCGCCGAGTCGGTCGTCCTGTCCATCGGGCAGATGCCGACGCACACGCATGCGCCGGCCGTGGCCGGCACGGCATCCGCGACGGATCCGGCGGATGCTCTCTGGGCTCCGCAGGCGTCGTTCGCGTACTCGGATGCCGCGCCGACGGCGCCGCTCCCGGGCGACGCTCTGCTGCCCGCCGGCTCCAACCAGCCGCACGACAACATGCCCCCGTTCGTCGTGGTGTCGTACATCATCGCGCTCGACGGCATCTTCCCGACACAGGACTGA